One segment of Phycisphaerales bacterium DNA contains the following:
- a CDS encoding TlpA disulfide reductase family protein has product MKTPIHHLMCLLLLLLHLGWPHQSLAQSVDVGRVFPPFDAKDAITGNPVNLIDFRGKVVLIDFWATWCGPCIRELPNVQRIYQKYKDRGLEVISISLDSDRNKFKSFLRQNKMNWPQIMEGGGWNTRLAKKYGVRGIPKMYLIDANGKVVSDSARGEALSRAVEKAISTVTNPQPSESGGVPGNLLDRKEANDLLNQLTQQQELIKSASAPYATLNRDLKESTSHLKRATELLDSASGKKQAAVPYGKAYEIIHDGRVMIFRDGAMSETVILLPPPPPTPQQAAQLQAIQRVEQDISATSEACQQLQLSIDQQLTEVYAAQAKIIEIQRQLRSRSGDINKIRSEVDASRKQVETATNLLNQAWSIQLKQANKTISKLIGDDKQRLADLLEIEQQTNACQELLKKSVRDSRLSRQLKKSCIELWNRVERFLMVYSGLTDSEAKDLMPTNPFANRGYSDIQARVATAKALDRLEQLVAQWEANKDGSNLAHHPSMQELTDLQQQLQQAGEDAEKLRGIEEQYNNFCRSFLQQLDKSHSK; this is encoded by the coding sequence ATGAAAACACCAATTCACCACTTGATGTGCCTACTTCTGCTCCTCCTTCATCTTGGCTGGCCTCATCAAAGCCTCGCCCAATCAGTTGATGTTGGCCGGGTCTTTCCTCCCTTTGATGCCAAAGATGCCATCACTGGTAACCCCGTCAACTTGATCGATTTCCGAGGCAAGGTTGTCTTGATTGACTTCTGGGCAACGTGGTGTGGACCGTGCATCCGTGAATTACCCAACGTCCAAAGGATCTATCAAAAGTACAAAGACCGTGGCCTGGAGGTCATTAGCATCTCTCTAGATAGTGATCGCAATAAATTCAAATCATTTTTGAGACAAAACAAAATGAATTGGCCGCAGATCATGGAAGGTGGTGGCTGGAATACAAGACTGGCCAAGAAATACGGCGTCCGCGGCATACCTAAGATGTATCTCATAGATGCAAATGGAAAAGTTGTAAGTGACTCTGCTCGTGGCGAGGCTCTTTCGAGGGCCGTAGAAAAAGCAATCTCAACCGTTACGAATCCACAACCATCAGAATCTGGTGGTGTGCCTGGGAACTTACTCGACCGAAAAGAGGCCAATGACCTGCTCAACCAACTTACGCAACAGCAGGAACTCATCAAGTCTGCTTCAGCGCCCTATGCCACTCTCAATCGAGACTTAAAAGAATCCACAAGTCATCTCAAGAGAGCCACTGAACTATTAGATTCGGCCTCGGGTAAAAAACAGGCCGCTGTACCTTACGGAAAAGCCTACGAGATTATTCACGATGGACGTGTGATGATCTTTCGAGATGGCGCCATGAGTGAAACAGTCATCTTACTGCCTCCCCCACCCCCAACACCACAACAGGCGGCACAATTACAAGCAATACAGCGAGTTGAACAAGACATAAGTGCCACTTCAGAAGCTTGCCAACAGCTACAGTTATCGATCGATCAGCAACTCACTGAAGTCTATGCTGCACAAGCAAAGATTATCGAAATACAAAGGCAACTACGAAGCCGGTCGGGTGATATCAATAAGATTCGCTCAGAAGTAGATGCCTCTCGTAAACAGGTTGAAACGGCCACAAATTTGTTAAACCAAGCGTGGTCCATTCAACTCAAGCAAGCCAACAAGACCATCTCAAAGCTCATTGGTGATGACAAACAGAGACTTGCTGATTTATTGGAGATAGAGCAGCAAACAAACGCTTGCCAAGAGCTTCTAAAAAAATCAGTCCGTGATTCCAGGCTATCGCGTCAATTGAAAAAGAGCTGTATCGAGCTATGGAATCGTGTGGAGCGTTTCCTCATGGTTTATTCTGGATTGACTGATTCAGAAGCAAAGGATTTGATGCCCACAAATCCTTTCGCTAACCGTGGATACAGTGATATTCAAGCACGTGTCGCAACCGCTAAAGCATTAGATCGCTTGGAGCAACTTGTAGCTCAGTGGGAAGCGAATAAAGACGGGTCGAATCTTGCCCATCACCCAAGTATGCAAGAACTTACTGATCTTCAGCAGCAACTCCAGCAAGCAGGCGAAGATGCTGAGAAACTAAGGGGCATAGAAGAGCAATACAACAATTTCTGCCGGTCATTTCTACAACAGCTAGATAAGTCTCATTCGAAGTAG
- a CDS encoding DVUA0089 family protein — MLHRKQLSVMTWAIGLSSSLIIVAGSAVAGPGVNEDDGGDAGGSLGTALDLTGSGQLLQITGSLGSADRQDIFKLKLESGANWGFGLTLNGSPLASSTFQSALWLFNSDGEGVLANTISPNPEYLSLLAPSLVEGGSTSLAAGDYYLAITEQGDEPFSTESLSMFDFGGFPEDAVVGPVDPSLRFEDSWAGTTGTGGSYSINIQPYPIPAPATLALLGLAGLIGGRRRR; from the coding sequence ATGTTGCATCGAAAGCAGTTAAGTGTCATGACTTGGGCAATCGGCTTGTCGAGTTCTTTGATTATTGTGGCAGGGTCGGCTGTTGCCGGTCCAGGCGTCAATGAGGACGATGGTGGTGATGCTGGTGGGTCCCTTGGTACCGCATTGGACTTAACTGGATCGGGGCAGTTGTTACAAATCACTGGCAGCCTTGGATCAGCAGATCGCCAAGATATCTTTAAGCTCAAACTCGAAAGTGGTGCTAATTGGGGCTTTGGCCTAACACTTAATGGTTCTCCCTTGGCGTCTAGTACTTTTCAAAGTGCTTTATGGCTTTTTAATTCCGATGGTGAGGGCGTACTCGCAAATACCATCAGCCCCAATCCAGAGTATCTATCGCTTCTAGCGCCTTCATTAGTGGAGGGTGGTTCTACGAGTTTGGCTGCGGGAGATTACTACCTTGCGATTACAGAGCAAGGTGACGAGCCCTTTTCAACCGAATCATTGTCAATGTTTGATTTCGGAGGGTTTCCCGAAGATGCAGTGGTGGGACCAGTTGATCCAAGCCTTCGATTTGAAGATTCCTGGGCAGGTACAACAGGTACTGGCGGTAGCTACTCGATCAATATTCAGCCGTATCCAATCCCGGCGCCAGCAACACTGGCATTACTTGGGCTAGCCGGATTAATTGGTGGGCGTCGACGGCGCTGA
- a CDS encoding ECF-type sigma factor codes for MTQLLDSVKDGDEVAKAELWAVVYEELHGMARGYMARERGNHTLQATALVHEAYARLLGSEQIHQRGRSYFFAAAAQAMRRILIEHARRQPADRPGHLVIDPVLIPEGSDADIETLDRVLDQLAKHDHEAHEVVMLRFFAGLSVEAAADTLDTSERTIKRRWAYGRTWLFQELTREQS; via the coding sequence GTGACGCAACTTCTAGACTCGGTTAAGGATGGTGATGAGGTTGCTAAGGCAGAGCTCTGGGCTGTGGTCTATGAAGAGCTTCATGGCATGGCACGTGGCTATATGGCCAGAGAACGCGGCAATCATACGCTCCAGGCAACCGCACTGGTGCATGAAGCATATGCCCGACTTCTCGGTTCTGAACAGATTCACCAACGAGGACGGTCATATTTTTTTGCTGCGGCAGCCCAGGCGATGCGGCGAATTCTTATTGAACATGCACGTCGCCAACCAGCGGATCGTCCCGGACATTTGGTTATTGATCCTGTATTGATACCGGAAGGAAGTGACGCTGATATCGAAACACTCGATCGTGTTCTAGACCAACTTGCCAAGCACGACCACGAAGCCCACGAAGTTGTCATGCTCCGTTTCTTTGCCGGCCTGTCAGTCGAAGCTGCTGCAGATACATTAGATACCTCTGAACGAACGATCAAGCGAAGATGGGCTTACGGACGCACCTGGCTGTTTCAGGAATTAACAAGAGAACAGTCATGA
- a CDS encoding trehalose-6-phosphate synthase yields MVANRLPVHRISRGNGMKWEISPGGLVSALSPLLRESSGQWVGWTGRSGRSPKPFLHDGIQNVPVSLSKSDVRDFYHGFSNGTLWPLYHDAIRKPIYRRRWWNPYQEVNHRFAEYAADVAPKNSTVWIQDYQLQLVPKMLRELRPDVRIGFFLHIPFPPSELFAQLPWRRAILEGLLGADVVGFQTRPGAQNFQAVARRYTDARGTGQTLRLGDRTILAAAFPISIDYNRYDNLAQTESVIQRMQNIRKRIGHDRKIILGVDRLDYTKGIDIRIRAFEELLGSKRWAPHECVLVQVAVPSREDVDEYIEMRRRIDELVGKVNGQYGQLGMPAIDYLYRNLEIDELIAMYRCADVMLVTPLRDGMNLIAKEFVASRVDNRGTLVLSEFTGAAQELRGAIQVNPHDIDGLMVSIEEALSMSPTATTRRMRSMRDIIRRHTVHDWAKSFLGAVNR; encoded by the coding sequence ATCGTCGCCAATCGGCTACCAGTCCATCGCATTTCTCGTGGGAATGGAATGAAGTGGGAAATCAGTCCAGGTGGACTTGTCTCTGCACTCTCACCCCTCTTGCGAGAATCGAGCGGCCAATGGGTTGGTTGGACCGGTCGCAGTGGCCGTAGTCCGAAGCCCTTTCTCCACGACGGCATCCAGAATGTACCCGTGAGCCTCTCTAAATCTGATGTGAGAGATTTCTACCATGGCTTCAGCAATGGCACTCTTTGGCCGTTGTATCACGATGCCATTCGAAAACCAATTTATCGTCGACGATGGTGGAATCCATATCAAGAAGTAAACCATCGCTTTGCAGAATATGCTGCAGATGTTGCCCCAAAAAATTCAACCGTTTGGATTCAGGATTATCAACTTCAGCTCGTACCCAAGATGCTTCGAGAGCTCCGACCTGATGTTCGAATTGGTTTCTTTCTCCACATTCCATTTCCACCATCAGAGTTGTTTGCGCAATTGCCATGGCGACGAGCCATTCTTGAGGGGCTTCTCGGCGCGGATGTAGTTGGCTTCCAAACGCGCCCTGGCGCTCAGAATTTTCAGGCAGTTGCACGTCGTTACACCGATGCCCGCGGTACCGGACAGACCTTGCGACTAGGTGATCGAACCATTCTCGCCGCCGCCTTTCCTATCTCCATTGACTATAACCGGTATGACAATCTCGCCCAGACTGAGTCAGTGATACAACGCATGCAGAATATTCGAAAACGAATTGGGCATGACCGAAAGATCATTCTCGGCGTAGACCGCTTAGATTACACCAAGGGTATCGATATTCGAATACGTGCCTTCGAAGAACTACTTGGCAGCAAAAGATGGGCTCCCCACGAATGTGTTCTTGTACAGGTTGCTGTCCCCAGTCGCGAGGACGTTGACGAGTATATTGAGATGCGAAGAAGAATTGATGAATTAGTTGGAAAGGTAAATGGTCAGTATGGGCAGCTGGGTATGCCGGCTATCGACTACCTCTATCGAAATCTAGAAATTGATGAGCTCATCGCCATGTACCGCTGCGCAGATGTCATGCTTGTCACACCACTACGAGATGGTATGAACTTGATTGCGAAAGAATTCGTTGCATCTCGAGTCGATAATAGAGGCACGCTCGTTCTCAGCGAGTTCACAGGCGCTGCCCAAGAGCTACGTGGAGCCATCCAAGTTAATCCACATGATATTGATGGCTTAATGGTCAGCATAGAAGAAGCGCTCTCAATGTCACCAACTGCGACAACGCGTCGAATGCGATCCATGCGCGATATCATTCGTCGGCATACTGTTCATGATTGGGCGAAATCGTTCTTAGGTGCTGTCAACCGATGA
- a CDS encoding carbohydrate porin: protein MIHTFKYSLALSLIVLGLAGGITAQEQDPLPEDAPEPVDRREAIDIGSEPSSRMVQPNPYTDNPSLNATTTRTRQGSWPLGSDGLLGNPFGLRGALEKDGIFVNGGVITMLGWNTEGGLATDFYGGNLLSIGLTFQTDKLLGLDGGTLFTNYQQWTSFGGPFGNGQSFDATGASNTSLSQLPARLPLNQLSQLWYDQQLGSTGLSIRFGKQDANLLFSAIPGSAAFVNGAAGYATTLNPYFPSYPEQAVGLIASWELDDTIVGRFGWFDGSNGAFDSETGGFIYSSGSRGPGNFFDNDGHWFFITECTYQWMLGGQLSGSISATGWLQTGKTGTSGNAPDGVQDVPGWLLYGGQTIWAPSEEIAKQGGGVVVFGQLGWSDPDKNPVNWSANAGISATGVVPGRPADSLGLMGGYSSFSENPDIYLSPSTSDTNGSPGGGEGFLEAYYLYQATPWLQVQPGIEWYSTPSGGDPASLSNALVFYLRIASEF from the coding sequence ATGATTCATACATTCAAATACTCTCTTGCTTTGTCTCTGATCGTTCTTGGATTAGCTGGTGGCATTACGGCGCAGGAACAAGACCCATTACCAGAAGATGCTCCTGAACCAGTCGATCGCCGAGAGGCGATTGACATTGGGTCCGAGCCTTCAAGCCGTATGGTGCAACCGAACCCCTACACAGATAATCCTAGCCTTAATGCAACAACAACAAGGACGAGGCAAGGGTCATGGCCACTGGGTTCCGACGGTCTTTTGGGTAATCCATTTGGCTTACGAGGTGCTTTAGAAAAAGATGGCATCTTTGTTAATGGCGGGGTCATTACAATGCTAGGGTGGAATACAGAGGGTGGGCTTGCCACCGACTTTTATGGCGGCAATCTACTTTCTATAGGGCTCACCTTTCAGACAGATAAGCTTCTTGGACTTGATGGCGGCACCCTCTTCACCAACTATCAGCAATGGACTTCATTTGGTGGCCCCTTCGGTAATGGACAATCCTTTGATGCCACTGGCGCCTCAAATACCTCCCTATCTCAGCTGCCAGCAAGACTACCTCTCAATCAACTGTCTCAACTCTGGTATGACCAGCAACTCGGGTCCACTGGCCTGTCTATTCGTTTCGGAAAGCAAGATGCCAACCTTCTCTTTTCAGCGATTCCAGGAAGCGCCGCTTTTGTTAATGGCGCAGCAGGGTATGCAACAACACTGAACCCTTATTTTCCTTCTTACCCAGAACAAGCCGTCGGCCTTATTGCATCGTGGGAACTCGATGACACCATTGTGGGACGATTCGGTTGGTTTGATGGAAGTAATGGCGCCTTTGACTCTGAAACAGGTGGCTTTATCTATTCATCTGGAAGCCGAGGCCCTGGCAACTTCTTCGATAATGACGGCCATTGGTTCTTTATTACTGAATGTACCTATCAATGGATGCTGGGCGGCCAATTAAGTGGTTCAATTTCTGCCACAGGATGGCTCCAAACTGGAAAGACTGGAACCAGTGGTAATGCACCTGATGGTGTGCAAGATGTTCCAGGTTGGCTGCTCTACGGAGGCCAGACAATCTGGGCACCAAGCGAAGAAATCGCAAAGCAAGGCGGCGGCGTTGTTGTATTCGGCCAACTGGGCTGGAGTGACCCTGATAAGAACCCCGTCAACTGGTCAGCCAATGCAGGAATTTCTGCAACCGGCGTCGTACCCGGACGCCCAGCTGACTCCCTGGGATTGATGGGAGGATACTCTTCATTTTCAGAGAACCCTGATATCTACCTTTCTCCTTCGACCAGCGATACCAACGGCAGCCCGGGTGGCGGAGAAGGCTTTCTTGAGGCTTACTACCTGTATCAGGCCACACCCTGGCTCCAGGTCCAACCTGGTATCGAGTGGTATTCCACACCATCAGGCGGAGATCCGGCATCACTCTCAAATGCCCTCGTTTTCTACCTACGCATTGCGTCTGAATTCTAA
- a CDS encoding serine/threonine-protein kinase has product MSNESYPTPAEIFGEAIDMPEEKREAFLVASCGDNAKILRDVHALIKAYETAEDENFLNPQLGVERAKEILSTWDVNTLVGLKLGAYQVIEILGEGGMGVVFRAQQASPNRTVALKVVRPGLMRQRLTKRFELEAEMLGRLQHIGIAQIYESGTADTSAGSQPFFAMELVEGQPLLDWSQTMDCGLEDQIEVLIKICDAVQHAHLRGVIHRDLKPSNILIDQEIQPKILDFGIARMVDLDASSTIAQTHSGQVLGTLQYMSPEQCIGNADLVDARTDIYALGAILYQLITRKPPRDLDGKGLGESLRIIEHSKPAPPEQLVPGLPEDINTIVMKTMDLDPNRRYQSAAALGDDLRRFLKREPITARPPTLVYYTTMFVRRNRLLAFGSALVIALLIVGMAVAILLISEINLQHDRAAEAQQNFMTMIESTRRSAELSLQSTQQEDAVTRLLQAASQLDKATGTEPLLVITNRNEIGLNLKDWEAYEEAKKQFQLALDLSLEVCGADHPLTALSQHNLASALWYLKDYEVALDLYNQALRIRDSDPNVEPGDLADTIDYLGSTYQMLGDFDEARALAERSRKMKIDLYGAQSEQVAATTNNIGWQLMLQKKYAEAEPHFRESLEILQGLPERQLWIESSVSHNLAYTLMVLDQAQEAESLFKQSLDLKIAQRGPESLTAAMTYRRLAELFLKTNQLTKAREHCQKAIDIYHSQGTKANVRQEAISLMEKIHAQINEAGSAPSTPTN; this is encoded by the coding sequence GTGAGTAATGAGAGTTATCCCACTCCCGCAGAGATCTTTGGTGAAGCAATAGATATGCCTGAAGAAAAGCGGGAAGCTTTTCTGGTCGCTTCATGCGGTGACAATGCCAAGATACTTCGCGACGTTCATGCTCTCATAAAGGCTTATGAGACCGCTGAAGACGAGAATTTTCTTAATCCACAACTTGGAGTCGAGCGTGCCAAGGAGATTTTGTCGACGTGGGATGTCAATACGCTCGTTGGGCTCAAACTTGGCGCCTATCAAGTCATTGAAATCCTTGGCGAGGGCGGAATGGGCGTCGTTTTTCGAGCCCAACAGGCGAGTCCAAACCGAACGGTTGCTCTTAAAGTTGTTCGCCCCGGACTCATGCGACAACGCCTCACGAAACGATTTGAGTTAGAAGCCGAAATGCTCGGCCGTCTGCAGCACATTGGTATTGCTCAGATTTATGAATCTGGAACAGCAGACACTTCGGCCGGATCACAGCCGTTTTTTGCCATGGAGTTAGTCGAAGGGCAACCTTTACTTGACTGGTCTCAAACAATGGACTGCGGACTAGAAGATCAGATTGAAGTGCTCATAAAGATATGTGACGCCGTCCAACATGCACATCTGAGAGGTGTGATACACCGCGATCTCAAGCCAAGCAACATTCTTATCGACCAAGAAATACAACCGAAAATTTTAGACTTCGGTATCGCTCGCATGGTCGATCTTGATGCCTCAAGCACGATTGCACAAACGCATTCAGGACAAGTTCTTGGCACGCTTCAGTACATGAGCCCTGAACAATGTATTGGGAACGCAGATCTTGTTGACGCCCGCACTGATATCTATGCGCTGGGCGCTATCTTATACCAACTCATTACAAGAAAACCCCCACGAGATCTTGATGGCAAAGGACTCGGTGAATCACTTCGTATCATAGAACATTCAAAACCTGCGCCACCTGAGCAATTGGTTCCTGGATTGCCTGAAGACATCAATACCATTGTGATGAAGACAATGGATCTAGATCCCAATCGACGATACCAATCAGCGGCGGCCCTCGGCGATGACTTAAGACGCTTTCTAAAACGTGAGCCCATCACTGCAAGACCTCCGACACTCGTTTATTACACAACAATGTTTGTTCGTCGCAACCGCCTGCTCGCATTCGGCTCTGCTTTAGTTATCGCTTTATTAATTGTCGGAATGGCCGTGGCAATCTTACTAATCAGCGAAATTAACTTGCAACATGATCGCGCAGCAGAAGCGCAACAGAACTTCATGACAATGATCGAATCAACACGACGTTCGGCAGAGCTGAGCTTGCAATCGACTCAACAAGAAGATGCGGTTACTCGCCTTTTACAAGCTGCATCACAACTCGATAAAGCAACTGGCACTGAACCCCTTCTTGTCATCACCAATCGAAATGAAATCGGCCTAAATCTAAAAGATTGGGAGGCGTACGAGGAAGCGAAGAAGCAATTTCAGCTCGCACTTGATCTGTCACTTGAAGTATGTGGGGCTGATCACCCTCTCACTGCGCTAAGCCAGCACAATCTCGCGAGCGCACTATGGTATCTCAAAGACTATGAAGTGGCTTTGGATTTGTATAATCAAGCACTTCGCATTAGAGACTCAGATCCAAATGTAGAACCTGGGGACCTTGCTGATACCATTGACTATCTCGGTAGCACTTACCAGATGCTCGGTGATTTTGACGAAGCAAGAGCCCTCGCGGAACGATCTCGCAAGATGAAGATCGACTTATACGGAGCACAAAGTGAGCAGGTCGCTGCCACTACAAATAATATTGGCTGGCAACTCATGCTTCAAAAGAAGTATGCTGAAGCAGAGCCACACTTTCGAGAATCTCTTGAGATACTCCAAGGTCTTCCAGAAAGACAGTTGTGGATTGAGTCAAGTGTTTCACACAATCTTGCATACACTTTAATGGTGCTCGACCAGGCACAAGAAGCCGAGTCACTTTTTAAACAATCACTAGATCTAAAGATTGCTCAGCGCGGCCCAGAGTCGCTGACTGCAGCAATGACTTATAGAAGATTAGCTGAGCTGTTTTTGAAAACGAATCAACTTACGAAAGCACGGGAGCACTGCCAAAAAGCGATCGATATCTATCATTCACAAGGAACGAAAGCCAATGTAAGACAGGAAGCCATTTCTCTAATGGAAAAGATCCATGCCCAAATAAACGAGGCTGGCTCAGCGCCGTCGACGCCCACCAATTAA